The following is a genomic window from Vicinamibacteria bacterium.
GCGCAGGAAGCCGAAGGGCGCGGTGGTCATGACTCAGGATACAACGGAACCGACCAGCGACCGCGGGCGGCGCACCCCCGAGCCAACCTCGACGGAAACGGCTGGAACGACGTGCTTTAGGGCCGGTCCAGGAGGCGACTCAGGTGCTGTTTCACGGCTGGCCATTCCGACGCCAAGATCGAAAAGCGCACCGAGTCGCGAGCAACGTAATCGGCCGCCATCCGGTGGGAGCGGAGAATCCCCTCGAACTTGGCGCCGATGCGTTCGAGCGCCGCGCGAGAGCGCTGGTTTCGCGCATCGGTGAAGAAGGAGACGCAGAGAACCTGCCAAGTCTCGAAGGCATGCGTCAGCATGAGCTTCTTGGCCTCGGTATTGGCGGCGGTCCGGATTGCCGAGTGGTTCAGCCAGGTGTAGCCGATCTCGCAGACGTCGGGAGCGTGCTGGCCGTGCCGCGGGTGATGCGGCGGCCACGACCATCGCTCTAGGTTCCAGAATCGCGTCGACCCGATGATGACGCCGTCACTCTTGCGGACGATGGCAAAGGGCACCGCGCTCCCCGCGTCACGCCAGGTCAGCGCGGTATTGACGTAGCTTCTGGTCTCAACCTCGCCCCGCGGGACGGGACTCCACTGATAGAGAGAGGGGTCGGTTGCCGACGCGGCGACCAAGCCGTCGACGTGGCGCTGCTCAAGCGCTTCGAGACGAACGTGCCCCCCGATGAGCACAAGACCTTCGGTTCCCATGTCGTCCACTATGCAATTAGTCTCCCAAGGGCCGCAAACGGTCGGCGGGTGGCGCGTACCGCCCCGGGATCGTGGTCCGGGCCGAGGCAGGAGCGCCGGAGCGCCACCCTCATGGCCGGGGGAGGCTCAGGGGCCCGAAGGTGTGGAGAGGGTCTTGAGGAACGTCACCAGCTGCCAGCGCCGGGCGTCCGGCAGACGAGACCACGACGGCATTCCCGCGCCCAAATCGCCGTTGGTCAGGAACCAATAGAGGTCGCCCGGGGGTGCGCCCTGTACCCGCCGGGACAGGAGCGGGGGTGCCTTGCCCCGGCCCCGGGCGTCATCGCCGTGGCACTCTGCGCAATGACGCAGGTAGAGCTTGTGGCCCGCCCGGATCGCCGACGGATCGCCCGCGAAGGGATTCGACCGCGAAGCGGCGGTCGACGGCGCTCTCGTCACCCCCACCGCATCCGTCCCCCGCTCGTCGTCACTCCCTTCCGCCAAGCCGAGCGTGGCCCACATCGGGAGGAGCAGGGTCATCAGGGCCAGACGGCGGCTCATCTTCCCTCCCCCCCAAAAAGCCCGAGCCGGCGCCCCAGGCCTGGGATCTCATAGGACACGCCGAAGCGGAGCAGGAAGCGGTGGCTGTTGCTGTTCAGGCCGAAGGTCGGGGAAACGCGGAACGTCACCCCGCGTGGATGCATCCAAGCCAGCAGGGGCGCGATGTAGTGGGAGGTGTCCCTGAGCCCGAGGCCTTGGGCGTCGCCCAGGCCGCCATACATCTCCACCCCGAGGACGAAGTTCTCCCGACAAAAGCTGCAAGGGTCGGGCGAAGCGGCCAGGGCCAGCGGCCGGCTGATGCCCACGGAGTAGCCGAACTCCCAGGGGCTATTGGCCAGATTCTTCTCGGCAATGATGTTCTCCGCCAGGTTGAAGCCCCTAAAGTTGCTAGAGAGGATCAGCTTGATCTCCATCTCCCGCTTTCTTACCCGTCGCGCCTGGTCGTTGGGTACAGCGTGGTCCGCTTCGCCGTCGTGCCCCACCACTTCGAGAAGGGTCTTGTCCGCCTCGTTGATGCTTTCAAACTCCATGTAGAGAACGGGGTTGATGCGGTGCTCCAGCCTCTCCAGCCGGAGTCGGTTCTCCCAGCGGAACCCGGTGAAGATCGCGCTGTCGTTCCGGGTGCCCTGGCCGTCGAGATAGAACTCGGTTGTCCACCACCCCTTGACGCCGTACTCGAGCTCGGTCCAGGAAGCCAAGAAGGCACCCCCTCCCCGCTGCGTCCCAAAAATGGGATTGACGGCAATCTCCAGGCTGTCCGGTTCCTCCATCTGGTGGTTGTAAGTAATGAAGAAGGGCCGCTCCTGGGCCTGGGCCTTTTGAGACATGAGGCTCGTGAGCACGATCAGGGAAAGGACTAAAATCCGAATCCCTCGGCTCATTGTTGCTCCCAGTAGATCATATTCAAGTAGTTATATTTAAACTAGTTATGGGTTCGGTCACGGTCATAATGAAAATGAAATTGAATTTCATATTCATTTAAAGTCCGCACTCTATCGAGCCGGTGGTCGCTTGTCAACCGGCCCGGAGGTGGGGCGGAAGAAGTGTGCGCGCCGGGCGCGCTCGGCGCGGAAAAACGCCCGCGTCTTCTTCGGGGGAGGAGCTATACTACGCCCCAATCACAGGGTCCCGATAGCTGCGGTCGGAAGAGCACCCGTGCTCCTTCGACAGGGAGGAGATCGTGAGACACGTCCATGGTGCGCAGGCGCTCGAAGCGCGCGGCCGGGTGGGGCCGGATGGCATGAGGTGGCCCTTCGCCGGGCTCGGACTGCTGGCGCTCGCGGGGGTCTTGGCCCTGCCCGGGACCGCCCGGCCCGAGCCCTCGCCGAAACGCATCCCGATCGCGGTCCTGGACTTCGACTACGGGACCATCCAGGACCGCTGGTGGGGACAGGCCGACATCGGCAAGGGGTTGGCGACGCAGGTCGTGGACGCCCTCGTCGAGGACGGGACGTTCCGGGTCATCGAGCGAGCCAAGCTCGCCACCATACTCGGTGAGCAGGACTTCTCAAAGACCAACCGGGCGGAGCCGGACGCGGCAGCTCTGGCCAAGGTGGGCAAGGTGCTCGGCATCCGCTACATCTTGGCGGGCTCCATCACCAAGTTCGCGAGCTCGGCCAAGAAATTCGGGGGCGGTGCGGCGGGGGCGGTGGCTCGGAGTGTCACCCCTTTGGGAGCCTTCTCCTTTCGGAAGGTCAAGCATGAGGTGGAGCTGACGGCGCGCCTCATCGACACCAAGACCGCGGAGGTGGTGGCTTCGTTCAAGGGCGCCGGCCTCTCCAAGAAGGGCGGCGGGATCGGGCTCGAGACCGGCGCGGGCGGAGAGGGCGCGACCTTGAATATGACCTCGGGCGACTACAAGATCAGCGGCCTCGGCGAGGCCCAGGAACAAGCCGCCCTCGAGCTGGTGCGCAACCTGCTCGCCCAGAGGAGCGAGATCCCCGACTAGGCGGAGGCGGGCCTAACGCGCGGGAAGGAGGCCCACCGGGCAACTCACGCCCGTGCCGCCGAGGCCGCAGTAGCCCTGGGGGTTCTTGGCCAGGTATTGCTGGTGGTACTCCTCGGCGTAGTAGAACTCCGGCGCGTCCAGGATCTCGGTGGTGATGGTGCCGTGGCCGGCGGCCGCGAGCGCCTCCTGGTAGGCGGCGCGGGAGGCCTCGGCGGCGGAGCGCTGGGCCGGGTCGGAGGCGTAGATGCCCGAGCGGTACTGCGTTCCCACGTCGTTTCCCTGGCGCATCCCCTGGGTGGGGTCGTGGCCCTCCCAGAACGCCTTGAGCAGCTGATCGTAGCCCACGACCGAGGGGTCGAAGATCACGCGCACGACCTCGTTATGGCCGGTCTGCCCGGTGCACACCTCCGGGTAGGTGGGGTTGGGGGTGAAGCCACCCGCGTAGCCCACGGCCGTGGTGTGCACGCCCTTGGTCTTCCAGAACTGCTTCTCCGCCCCCCAGAAGCAGCCCATGCCGAAAAGCGCCATCTGCATCCCGGCGGGGAAAGGAGGAAGCAGCGGCGTGCCCAGCACGAAGTGGCGGGCGGGCACGCTCATACGCTCCGCCCGGCCCGGCAGCGCCTCCGCCGGGGACGTCATCTTCAGCTTGCTGCCGCCAAACCTCATCGCTCACCTCCGCCCAGGTCCATTGTCACCCATTAGCCCTCTACCTCCGAGGGCCGCACCCGCCGCGCGCGCAGGGCGCGAAGCTCGGGAATGAGGGCGGCTCCCCGGCGGCGCCGCTCCTGGTTCCACACCACGACGTCGTCGAGCACGCTGTAGGCGGCGGGCACGACGAAGAGGGTGAGGATGGTGGACACGAACATGCCCCCCACGAGGGCGAGGGCCATGGGCCGCTGGGTCTCCGCCCCGGGGCCGAGGGCGAGGGCGGCGGGCAGCGCGCCCGCGATGGTGGCCATAGAGGTCATGAGGATGGGCCGCAGCCGAATGGGGCAGGCCTCGAGCAGGGCCTCCTGGCGGCCGCGCCCCCGTTCCCGGATCTGGTTAGTGAAGTCGACGAGGAGGATCGAGTTCTTCTTGGCGATGCCCATGAGGAGGATGAGCCCCAGCATGCTGTAGACGTTCATGGACTGGCCGCTCACCCAGAGGACGAGAAGGGCGCCGCTCATGCTGAAGGGGAGGGCGAGAAGCACGGTCAGGGGGTGGGTGAAGGCGTTGAACTGGGCGGCCAGGACCATGTAGGCCACGGCGAGGCCCATGATGAAGGCGAAGAACAAGGAGTTGAAGGACTCCTGGAAGGCCTGGCTGCTCCCGGAGGGGATGGCCCGATAGCCGTCGGGGAGGATCTTCCGCGCCAGGTCCTGGGAGACCCGGATGGCCTCGGCCTGGGAGACCCCCGGGAGCACGTTCGCGAAGACCGTGATCGCGCGTTCCCGGTCCTTGCGGGTGATGGCCTGGAGAGTCGGGCGCTGCTCGATGCGCACCAGATCCCCCAGGCGCACCAGCGATCCGCTCGCCGTCCGCACCAGAAGGCGGTCGATGTCCTCGGGCCGACCCCGCTGGGGGGCGAGGAGGCGCACGCGGATGTCGTAGCGGCGCCCCTTGTCCTTGAACTTCCCCACCCGCTCCCCCCCGATGGCGGCGTTGACCGTCTCTCCGATGTCCGCCATGCTGACCCCGAGGTCGGCGGCCCGGTTGCGGTTGGGCACGACCTGGACTTCGGGCATCCCCACCTGGTAGTCGCTGTCCACGTCGGTGACGAGGCCGGACTGGCGCATCTGCTCCATCAGCTCCTGGGTGGCGTGGGCGAGGGTCTCCCAGTCCCGGCCCCGGATGGCCAGCTCCACCGGGAACCCGCGGCTGGTGCTGAAGCCCTGCTGGGAGGGATCCTGCATGATCGCGCGTACGCCTGGTATTTGGTTCCAGGCCCGGCGCACCACGTCCATCAGCTCCTCCTGGGTGAGGCGGCGCCCCTTGCCGGGATCGCGCGGGCGCTGCCCGGGCTCCTTCAGGGTCACGAAGACGAAGCCGGTGTTGACCTCGCCCCCTCCGAAGCCCCCGATGACGCCGAAGTAGCGCTCCACCTCGGGCCGCGTGCTCAGGAACTCCTCGGCCTGCTTGAAAGCGCGGTTGGTGGCGTCGAGGCTCGTGCCCACCGGGGTCAGGATCCGGGCCATGAACATGTTCGTGTCCTGGCTGGGGATGAACTCCATGCGGAGCAGCTTCAGAAGCCCGAGGGAGAGCACGAAGAAGACGAGCGCACCTGCGAGGACCCAGAGCCGGTGCTGAAGCGCCGGCTTCAGCCACTCCAGGTAGGACGCGGACAACCGGTGGAATAGGCGCTCCACGGCCCGGCCGAACCGCCCCTGCCGCTCCCCCACCTCCAAGAACTGGGAGCAGCGCATGGGGGCCAGGGTCAGGGCCTCGAGGAGCGAGAGGAGCACGGCCACGGAGATAGTGACCCCGAACTGGAAGAAGAACTTGCCGATGATGCCCTTCATGAAGGCCACGGGGAGGAAGATGGCCACGATGGCGGCGGTGGTGGCGGCGGCGGCAAAGGTGATCTCCCGCGCTCCCACCGAGGCGGCGGTGACCTTCCCCAGACCCTTCTCCCGGTGCCGGTAGATGTTCTCGAGGACCATGATCGCGTCGTCCACCACGATCCCCACGGTCAGGGAGAGGCCGAGGACGGTGAAGGTATTGAGCGTGAAGCCGAAGAAGTACATCACGATGAAGGTGCCCAGGATGGAGGTGGGGATGGCCAGGAGCACGTTCAAGGTGGAGGAGAGGGAGCCCAGGAACAGCCAGCAGACGCAACCGGTCAGGAGGGCGGCCAGGAAGAGCGTGAACAGGATCTCGTGGATGGCGTCCTCCACGTAGGTGGTGGCGTCGAAGTTGACGGTCAGGGTGAGCCCCTCCGGGAGTTGGCTCTGCAGTTCCAGCATCTTCGCCTTGGCGTCCCGCCCCACCTGGACGGCGTTGGCTCCCCGCAGCTTCTTGAGTCCGAAGCCCACCGAGGGGAGGCCGTTGGCCCGGGCCATGCGACGCCGGTCCTCGAGGCCGTCCTCCACCACCGCCACGTCCTTGAGCCGGACGGGGGCCCCGCTCTTGTAAGTCACGACCAGGCTGCGGAAGGTCTCGACGTCGATCGCCTCCCCCTCCGCGCGGACGTTCATCTCCCGCTCCGGGGTCTCGATGCGGCCCGCGGGCACCTCCAGGTGTTCGCGCTGGATGGCCCGGGTCACGTCCTGTACGGTCAGCCCCAGGGCCTCCATCCGTCCCGCGTCGAACCAGACCCGGATGCTGCGCTCCCGGTACCCTCCGAGCTGGATCTCGCCCACCCCCTCGATGGTCTGGAACTGGGGTTTGAGCACGTTGCGGATGTAGTCGGCCATGAAGTTGGGGGGCCGGTTCCCCGCCAGCGCAAACCAGAGGATGGGCTGGTCTTCGGGATTGGTCTTGGTGATGATGGGCGGGTCTATCTCGCGGGGGAGGCGGCGGGCGGCCTGGGCCACCCGGGTCTGAACGTCCTGGAGGGCGGCGTCGATGTTGCGGGAGAGGTCGAACTCCACCGTGATGTTGGCCGCGCCCTGCCGGGAGGTGGAGGAGATCTGCTTGATTCCTTCGATCGAGGTCACCGCGTCCTCGATGAAGTCCACTACGTCCGTCTCCATGATCTCGGGGGAGGCCCCCTCGTAGGTCACGGCGATGTTGACGACGGGGAAATCCACGTCGGGGTTTTCGCTCACCCCCAGCCCCTTCACCACCCCCCCGAAGCCGGTGTAGCAGATCAGGCCGAAGCCGATGAGGGCCGCCATCAGCATCCAGGCAAAGACATGGTTGCGGATGGAGATGTCGGCGAGGGTCATGCCGGTGGCAATCTTCTGCGGATCCTCCTTCCCCTCCGGATCCTCCCCGCGCCCGCCCGGCCGCTCTTCGTCCGTCATTCCGACTTCTCCGGTCGCGGGGACTCCGGCGCGGCCTGAAGAGGAACGCCCTCCGAGAGGCGGTCCGAGCCCTCCACCACCACCGTTTCCCCGCCCTGGAGCCCGGAGACGATCTCCACCCGCCCCCCCGTCGTGCGCAGACCGATCTGGACCGGGCGCAGGCGCGCCTTGCCGTTCTCCACCGCGTAGATCACGAAGCCGCGCTCGCTGGCCTGGACCGCCCCCTCCGGCACCACGAGGGCGTTCTTGCGAGACTCCGCGGCCAGGGTCACCTCCGCGAAGAACCCGGGCTTCAGGACCCCGGGGTTCGCCACCCA
Proteins encoded in this region:
- a CDS encoding GNAT family protein is translated as MGTEGLVLIGGHVRLEALEQRHVDGLVAASATDPSLYQWSPVPRGEVETRSYVNTALTWRDAGSAVPFAIVRKSDGVIIGSTRFWNLERWSWPPHHPRHGQHAPDVCEIGYTWLNHSAIRTAANTEAKKLMLTHAFETWQVLCVSFFTDARNQRSRAALERIGAKFEGILRSHRMAADYVARDSVRFSILASEWPAVKQHLSRLLDRP
- a CDS encoding c-type cytochrome, which gives rise to MSRRLALMTLLLPMWATLGLAEGSDDERGTDAVGVTRAPSTAASRSNPFAGDPSAIRAGHKLYLRHCAECHGDDARGRGKAPPLLSRRVQGAPPGDLYWFLTNGDLGAGMPSWSRLPDARRWQLVTFLKTLSTPSGP
- a CDS encoding CsgG/HfaB family protein, with the translated sequence MRHVHGAQALEARGRVGPDGMRWPFAGLGLLALAGVLALPGTARPEPSPKRIPIAVLDFDYGTIQDRWWGQADIGKGLATQVVDALVEDGTFRVIERAKLATILGEQDFSKTNRAEPDAAALAKVGKVLGIRYILAGSITKFASSAKKFGGGAAGAVARSVTPLGAFSFRKVKHEVELTARLIDTKTAEVVASFKGAGLSKKGGGIGLETGAGGEGATLNMTSGDYKISGLGEAQEQAALELVRNLLAQRSEIPD
- the msrA gene encoding peptide-methionine (S)-S-oxide reductase MsrA, which translates into the protein MRFGGSKLKMTSPAEALPGRAERMSVPARHFVLGTPLLPPFPAGMQMALFGMGCFWGAEKQFWKTKGVHTTAVGYAGGFTPNPTYPEVCTGQTGHNEVVRVIFDPSVVGYDQLLKAFWEGHDPTQGMRQGNDVGTQYRSGIYASDPAQRSAAEASRAAYQEALAAAGHGTITTEILDAPEFYYAEEYHQQYLAKNPQGYCGLGGTGVSCPVGLLPAR
- a CDS encoding efflux RND transporter permease subunit — encoded protein: MTDEERPGGRGEDPEGKEDPQKIATGMTLADISIRNHVFAWMLMAALIGFGLICYTGFGGVVKGLGVSENPDVDFPVVNIAVTYEGASPEIMETDVVDFIEDAVTSIEGIKQISSTSRQGAANITVEFDLSRNIDAALQDVQTRVAQAARRLPREIDPPIITKTNPEDQPILWFALAGNRPPNFMADYIRNVLKPQFQTIEGVGEIQLGGYRERSIRVWFDAGRMEALGLTVQDVTRAIQREHLEVPAGRIETPEREMNVRAEGEAIDVETFRSLVVTYKSGAPVRLKDVAVVEDGLEDRRRMARANGLPSVGFGLKKLRGANAVQVGRDAKAKMLELQSQLPEGLTLTVNFDATTYVEDAIHEILFTLFLAALLTGCVCWLFLGSLSSTLNVLLAIPTSILGTFIVMYFFGFTLNTFTVLGLSLTVGIVVDDAIMVLENIYRHREKGLGKVTAASVGAREITFAAAATTAAIVAIFLPVAFMKGIIGKFFFQFGVTISVAVLLSLLEALTLAPMRCSQFLEVGERQGRFGRAVERLFHRLSASYLEWLKPALQHRLWVLAGALVFFVLSLGLLKLLRMEFIPSQDTNMFMARILTPVGTSLDATNRAFKQAEEFLSTRPEVERYFGVIGGFGGGEVNTGFVFVTLKEPGQRPRDPGKGRRLTQEELMDVVRRAWNQIPGVRAIMQDPSQQGFSTSRGFPVELAIRGRDWETLAHATQELMEQMRQSGLVTDVDSDYQVGMPEVQVVPNRNRAADLGVSMADIGETVNAAIGGERVGKFKDKGRRYDIRVRLLAPQRGRPEDIDRLLVRTASGSLVRLGDLVRIEQRPTLQAITRKDRERAITVFANVLPGVSQAEAIRVSQDLARKILPDGYRAIPSGSSQAFQESFNSLFFAFIMGLAVAYMVLAAQFNAFTHPLTVLLALPFSMSGALLVLWVSGQSMNVYSMLGLILLMGIAKKNSILLVDFTNQIRERGRGRQEALLEACPIRLRPILMTSMATIAGALPAALALGPGAETQRPMALALVGGMFVSTILTLFVVPAAYSVLDDVVVWNQERRRRGAALIPELRALRARRVRPSEVEG